The Peribacillus sp. FSL P2-0133 genome has a segment encoding these proteins:
- the infB gene encoding translation initiation factor IF-2 has product MTKLRVYEYAKQKNVSSKDVINKLKEMNIEVTNHMTALDDSTVNKLNDSIKPKNEDKSQAAEPKANATVAKYEAEADEKSTVNKEKLKKKPPVKPVGTKKPTGGQFNKGRNNKNKNNKQRQQAPQAPVTKRKERELPEKITFYESLTVMELGKKLHREPSEIIKKLFMLGVMATINQTLDKDAIELICAEYGVVAEEEIRVDLTDLESLVTEDASEDLIERPAVVTIMGHVDHGKTTLLDSIRHTKVTEGEAGGITQHIGAYQVKVNDKKITFLDTPGHAAFTTMRARGAQVTDITILVVAADDGVMPQTIEAINHAKAAEVPIIVAVNKMDKEAANPDRVMQELTEHGLVSEAWGGDTIFVPISAKNGEGIDSLLEMILLVSEVEEYKANPSRKANGTVIEARLDKGRGSVATLLVQNGTLKIGDPIVIGNTFGRVRAMVNDLGRRVKDAGPSTPVEITGLNEVPQAGDRFIVFEDEKTARQVGEVRAQRQLASQRNEKSRVTLDTLFEQMKEGEIKELNIILKADVQGSAEAVAASLNKIEVEGAKVKIIHIGVGAITESDIILATASNAIVIGFNVRPDVNAKRAAESENVDVRLHRIIYKAIEEIESAMKGMLDPEFEEKIIGQAEVRTTFKVSKVGTIAGSYVTEGKITRDSGIRLIRQGVVIYEGEIDALKRFKDDVKEVATNYECGITIKNYNDLKEGDVIEAYVMEEIERK; this is encoded by the coding sequence CGTTTCAAGCAAGGATGTAATAAATAAACTTAAAGAAATGAATATAGAGGTAACAAACCATATGACAGCATTAGACGATTCAACTGTAAATAAATTAAACGATTCAATCAAACCTAAAAACGAAGATAAAAGCCAAGCTGCTGAACCAAAAGCTAACGCTACGGTCGCGAAGTACGAAGCTGAAGCGGATGAAAAGAGCACAGTCAATAAAGAAAAACTGAAGAAGAAACCACCAGTTAAACCTGTAGGGACGAAAAAACCAACAGGTGGTCAGTTCAACAAGGGTCGAAATAACAAGAATAAAAATAATAAACAAAGACAACAAGCGCCTCAGGCACCTGTTACTAAACGTAAAGAAAGAGAACTTCCAGAGAAAATTACGTTTTATGAGTCTTTGACGGTTATGGAACTTGGAAAAAAACTTCACCGTGAACCTTCTGAAATCATTAAAAAGCTCTTTATGCTTGGTGTTATGGCAACAATCAACCAAACTTTGGATAAAGATGCAATTGAATTGATTTGTGCGGAATACGGTGTAGTGGCAGAAGAAGAGATTCGTGTCGACTTAACAGACCTTGAATCACTTGTCACTGAGGACGCTTCTGAAGATTTGATTGAACGTCCGGCTGTCGTGACGATCATGGGACACGTTGACCATGGTAAAACGACATTGCTTGATTCTATACGCCATACAAAAGTTACTGAAGGCGAAGCTGGCGGAATCACTCAGCATATCGGTGCTTATCAAGTTAAAGTTAACGATAAGAAAATAACTTTCTTAGATACACCAGGTCATGCTGCGTTTACAACAATGCGTGCCCGCGGTGCACAAGTTACCGATATCACCATTCTTGTCGTCGCTGCGGATGATGGCGTTATGCCTCAAACGATTGAAGCGATCAACCATGCCAAAGCGGCAGAAGTTCCAATTATCGTCGCTGTCAATAAGATGGATAAAGAGGCTGCCAATCCGGACCGTGTCATGCAAGAATTGACAGAACATGGTTTAGTTTCTGAAGCATGGGGCGGAGACACAATTTTCGTACCAATTTCAGCTAAAAACGGTGAGGGTATCGATAGCTTGCTTGAAATGATTCTTCTTGTCAGTGAAGTGGAGGAGTATAAAGCGAATCCATCTCGTAAAGCAAATGGAACGGTTATCGAAGCACGTTTGGATAAAGGGCGCGGATCGGTTGCCACTTTGCTTGTTCAAAACGGAACTTTGAAAATCGGTGATCCGATTGTTATCGGTAATACATTCGGACGTGTTCGTGCTATGGTCAACGATCTTGGACGCCGTGTTAAGGATGCAGGTCCTTCAACACCGGTTGAAATCACTGGATTGAACGAAGTGCCACAGGCCGGCGATCGTTTCATCGTCTTTGAAGATGAGAAAACGGCCCGTCAAGTTGGGGAAGTGCGTGCACAGAGACAACTTGCTTCACAACGTAATGAGAAATCCCGTGTAACCCTAGATACATTATTCGAGCAAATGAAAGAAGGGGAAATCAAAGAATTGAACATCATTCTAAAAGCTGATGTTCAAGGTTCTGCGGAAGCAGTAGCCGCTTCCCTGAATAAAATAGAAGTGGAAGGCGCTAAAGTAAAAATCATACACATTGGCGTCGGTGCTATTACAGAGTCTGACATCATCCTTGCTACAGCTTCGAATGCAATCGTCATCGGATTCAACGTCCGTCCTGATGTGAATGCGAAGCGTGCAGCTGAATCAGAAAATGTTGATGTCCGTCTTCACCGCATCATCTATAAAGCGATTGAAGAGATCGAGTCGGCTATGAAAGGGATGCTTGACCCTGAATTCGAAGAAAAAATTATCGGTCAGGCTGAAGTTCGTACGACTTTCAAAGTATCCAAAGTAGGTACGATTGCCGGTTCTTACGTTACAGAAGGAAAAATTACTCGTGATAGCGGAATTCGCTTAATTCGTCAAGGTGTGGTCATTTACGAAGGTGAAATTGATGCATTGAAACGTTTTAAAGATGATGTAAAAGAAGTGGCAACGAACTATGAGTGCGGTATTACGATTAAAAATTACAACGACCTTAAAGAAGGCGATGTAATTGAAGCGTATGTAATGGAAGAGATCGAACGTAAATGA
- a CDS encoding DUF503 domain-containing protein, with the protein MIVGSVQCECIIHDTHSLKEKRAVLQRVMTRLKQKFNISVAETDFQDLWQRTKITIVTVTSSRKATERELQNALKFLDSFPELERTITDIDWL; encoded by the coding sequence ATGATCGTTGGCTCTGTCCAATGTGAATGCATCATCCATGACACCCATTCTTTGAAAGAAAAAAGGGCAGTGCTTCAGCGTGTAATGACACGGCTTAAGCAGAAGTTCAATATTTCTGTAGCAGAGACCGATTTTCAGGATTTATGGCAGCGGACAAAGATTACTATCGTAACCGTAACATCCTCTAGGAAGGCTACTGAACGGGAACTTCAAAATGCCCTTAAATTTCTAGATTCTTTTCCGGAACTAGAGCGAACAATAACAGATATAGACTGGCTTTAG
- the rbfA gene encoding 30S ribosome-binding factor RbfA, which translates to MSLRSNRVGEQMKKELSEIIGRKIKDPRIGFVTVTDVAVTGDLQQATVYISVLGDQEQREKTLQGLAKAKGFMRSEIGQRIRLRKTPELFFEFDESVDYGNRIESLISQINSEDKPAEKDEE; encoded by the coding sequence ATGAGCCTTCGTTCAAATCGTGTTGGCGAACAAATGAAAAAAGAGCTGAGTGAAATTATCGGCCGAAAAATTAAAGATCCAAGAATCGGATTTGTAACAGTCACGGATGTCGCGGTTACAGGCGATTTACAACAGGCAACAGTTTATATTTCCGTTTTGGGTGACCAGGAACAAAGGGAGAAAACCCTTCAAGGTCTAGCTAAGGCGAAAGGATTCATGCGTTCAGAAATTGGGCAGAGAATCCGCCTGCGCAAAACCCCTGAGCTGTTTTTTGAATTTGATGAATCGGTCGATTATGGTAATCGTATCGAGTCGTTGATTTCCCAAATCAATTCAGAGGATAAACCGGCTGAAAAAGACGAGGAATAA
- the truB gene encoding tRNA pseudouridine(55) synthase TruB, with protein sequence MNGILPLWKPKGLTSHDCVFKLRKILKTKKVGHTGTLDPDVTGVLPICIGRATKIAEYLTEAGKAYEGEVTLGFSTTTEDASGEKVEEKKIDQVIQRKRILEVLESLTGKIEQTPPMFSAVKVNGKKLYEYARAGIEVERPTREVTIYEITLLDDRSEFKGETISFRFRVKCSKGTYIRTLAVMMGEELGFPAHMSDLTRIESAGFKQEDCFTFAEVEEFMESGQTDEFLLPLERGLFHLPKFQISDKVAKKVLNGAVLEQTKDVDVEKGKPFVMVDPADRAIAIYQIHPTKVGLIKPVKVLAQEL encoded by the coding sequence GTGAACGGTATTCTTCCATTATGGAAACCCAAGGGATTGACATCCCATGATTGTGTTTTTAAATTAAGAAAGATTTTAAAGACAAAAAAGGTTGGACACACAGGTACTTTAGATCCTGATGTAACAGGGGTTTTGCCTATTTGTATCGGCAGGGCAACTAAGATAGCCGAATATTTGACAGAAGCCGGTAAAGCGTATGAAGGGGAAGTGACCCTTGGTTTTTCAACGACAACTGAAGACGCAAGCGGTGAAAAAGTGGAAGAGAAAAAGATTGATCAAGTGATTCAGCGTAAACGGATTCTTGAAGTGCTGGAATCATTGACTGGAAAAATTGAACAGACGCCGCCGATGTTTTCAGCGGTAAAAGTAAACGGGAAGAAGTTATATGAATATGCCCGTGCAGGGATAGAAGTGGAGAGGCCTACAAGGGAGGTCACCATCTATGAAATAACCCTTCTCGATGATCGTTCTGAATTTAAAGGGGAAACCATTTCTTTTCGTTTTCGCGTCAAATGCAGCAAGGGAACGTATATTCGAACGCTTGCAGTCATGATGGGTGAAGAACTGGGTTTTCCTGCCCATATGTCAGACTTGACGCGTATTGAATCAGCAGGTTTTAAGCAGGAGGACTGTTTCACATTTGCTGAAGTGGAAGAGTTCATGGAAAGTGGACAAACGGATGAATTTCTGTTGCCTTTGGAGCGGGGATTATTTCATTTGCCCAAATTTCAGATTAGTGATAAAGTAGCAAAGAAAGTACTTAACGGTGCGGTATTGGAACAAACAAAGGATGTTGATGTTGAAAAAGGGAAGCCTTTTGTGATGGTCGATCCAGCTGATAGGGCCATTGCCATTTATCAAATACATCCGACAAAAGTGGGATTAATTAAACCTGTAAAAGTATTGGCACAAGAATTATAG
- the ribF gene encoding bifunctional riboflavin kinase/FAD synthetase, with product MKVIAIEHPHQFNSDDFPELVMALGFFDGIHKGHQIVIQTAKKKADEMNLKSAVMTFDPHPSAVLGRKTENIRYITPLEDKVDIIESMEIDYLFIVHFSKEFASVLPERFVDEYIAGLNVRHVVAGFDYSYGRYGQGSMEDLPVYAQGRFSQTVVEKQTLEDEKVSSTRIRETLGNGNFSDFYHLAGRRYLTKGHVVHGEKRGRKLGFPTANIEVSDDYIFPAAGVYAVRIKISGKWYNGVCNVGYKPTFHEEKPKYPTVEVHALEFSGDIYGNQVSVEWHTRLRSEQKFSGLEALVAQIETDKQNAIAYFAKLEA from the coding sequence GTGAAAGTGATCGCAATAGAGCATCCTCATCAATTTAATTCGGATGATTTTCCCGAGCTTGTAATGGCGCTTGGATTTTTTGATGGTATACATAAAGGTCATCAGATTGTTATTCAAACCGCCAAGAAAAAAGCCGATGAAATGAATCTTAAGTCAGCAGTCATGACATTTGACCCGCATCCTTCTGCAGTACTGGGTAGGAAAACGGAAAATATCCGCTATATCACTCCACTTGAAGATAAGGTGGATATCATAGAGTCGATGGAGATCGATTATTTATTCATTGTCCATTTCAGCAAGGAATTTGCTTCCGTACTGCCGGAACGGTTCGTTGACGAATACATTGCCGGGCTGAATGTCCGTCACGTAGTTGCAGGCTTTGATTATTCATACGGTCGCTATGGTCAAGGATCGATGGAAGATTTGCCTGTTTATGCACAGGGAAGGTTTTCGCAGACAGTCGTTGAAAAACAGACACTCGAAGATGAAAAGGTCAGCTCGACGAGAATCAGGGAAACTCTCGGTAATGGCAACTTTTCCGACTTTTATCATTTGGCTGGCCGCCGCTATTTAACGAAAGGTCATGTCGTTCATGGTGAAAAGCGGGGCAGGAAGCTGGGTTTCCCCACCGCTAATATTGAAGTAAGTGACGATTATATCTTCCCTGCTGCAGGCGTATATGCCGTCAGGATCAAAATAAGCGGTAAATGGTATAATGGAGTTTGCAATGTCGGCTACAAACCTACGTTCCACGAAGAAAAACCTAAGTATCCCACTGTAGAGGTTCATGCATTGGAGTTCTCGGGAGATATTTATGGCAACCAGGTATCGGTGGAGTGGCACACAAGACTTCGGAGTGAACAAAAATTTTCCGGACTTGAAGCATTAGTCGCTCAGATCGAAACAGATAAGCAAAATGCAATAGCCTATTTTGCAAAGCTTGAAGCATAA
- the rpsO gene encoding 30S ribosomal protein S15 encodes MAITQVRKNELIAEFRTHDTDTGSPEVQIAVLTEEINNLNGHLRTHKKDHHSRRGLLKMVGKRRNLLTYLRNKDVTRYRTLINKLGLRR; translated from the coding sequence ATGGCAATTACACAAGTACGCAAAAACGAACTTATCGCTGAGTTCAGAACTCACGATACTGACACTGGATCTCCAGAAGTTCAAATCGCAGTATTAACAGAAGAAATCAACAACTTGAACGGTCACTTACGCACACACAAAAAAGACCACCATTCACGTCGCGGTCTTCTAAAAATGGTAGGTAAACGTCGTAATCTTTTAACTTACCTACGTAACAAAGACGTTACTCGTTACCGTACACTAATTAACAAATTAGGTCTACGTAGATAA
- the pnp gene encoding polyribonucleotide nucleotidyltransferase produces the protein MGQEKHTYSFDWAGRNVTVEIGQLAKQANGAVLVRYGETAVLSTATASKEPRNVDFFPLTVNYEERLYAVGKIPGGFIKREGRPSERAILASRLIDRPIRPLFADGFRNDVQIISMVMSVDQDCSTEMAAMLGSSLALSVSDIPFEGPIAGVVVGRINNEFIINPTVDQLAKSDINLTVAGTKDAINMVEAGANEVPEETMLEAIMFGHDEIKKIIAFQEKIVAEIGKEKMQITLYQVDAELEAEVKGLCEADLNKAVQVQEKHAREDAIKAVKDRVLVHYEEETDEEKLKQIKEILNKLVKSEVRRLITEEKVRPDGRNPDEIRPLSSEVTILPRTHGSGLFTRGQTQALSICTLGALGDVQILDGLGTEESKRFMHHYNFPHFSVGETGPIRGAGRREIGHGALGERALDPVIPNDKDFPYTIRLVSEVLESNGSTSQASICASTLAMMDAGVPLKAPVAGIAMGLVKTGEHYTILTDIQGMEDHLGDMDFKVAGTSKGVTALQMDIKIEGLSREILEEALLQAKHGRMHILESMMSTINQPREQLSKYAPKIVTMSINPDKIRDVIGPSGKHINKIIEETGVKIDIEQDGTVFISSTDEPMIQKAKKIIEDIVREVVVGELYLGKVKRIEKFGAFVEIFNGKDGLVHISELAEERVGKVEDVVSLGDELLVKVTEIDKQGRVNLSRKAVLKEQKEAANPSQS, from the coding sequence ATGGGACAGGAAAAACATACGTATTCATTTGACTGGGCCGGCCGTAATGTAACGGTAGAGATAGGGCAATTAGCCAAACAAGCGAACGGGGCAGTTTTAGTCCGTTATGGAGAAACTGCTGTATTAAGTACTGCGACAGCTTCAAAGGAACCTAGAAATGTCGACTTCTTCCCTTTGACAGTGAACTATGAAGAAAGACTTTATGCAGTCGGTAAAATTCCGGGAGGCTTCATCAAACGTGAAGGACGACCAAGTGAAAGGGCAATTCTTGCAAGCCGTTTAATCGATCGTCCTATCCGTCCGCTTTTCGCAGATGGCTTCAGGAACGATGTTCAGATCATCAGCATGGTCATGAGTGTCGATCAAGATTGTTCTACGGAAATGGCAGCCATGCTAGGTTCTTCCCTTGCACTTTCAGTTTCCGATATTCCGTTCGAAGGTCCAATTGCTGGAGTTGTAGTGGGGAGAATCAATAATGAATTCATTATTAATCCTACTGTTGACCAACTAGCCAAAAGTGACATCAATCTGACGGTTGCCGGCACTAAAGATGCTATCAACATGGTTGAAGCCGGAGCAAATGAAGTACCAGAGGAAACCATGCTTGAGGCAATCATGTTTGGACATGATGAAATCAAGAAGATCATTGCATTCCAAGAGAAAATCGTTGCTGAAATCGGCAAGGAAAAAATGCAGATCACTTTATATCAAGTGGATGCTGAACTGGAAGCAGAAGTGAAGGGCCTATGTGAAGCAGACTTGAACAAAGCTGTACAAGTTCAGGAAAAACATGCTCGTGAAGACGCCATCAAAGCAGTAAAAGATCGTGTGTTGGTTCATTATGAAGAAGAAACTGATGAAGAAAAATTAAAGCAAATCAAAGAAATCCTGAATAAATTGGTCAAATCCGAAGTCCGCCGTTTAATCACGGAAGAAAAAGTGCGTCCGGATGGCCGTAATCCTGACGAAATCAGACCATTATCATCAGAAGTTACCATTCTGCCCCGTACTCATGGTTCCGGATTGTTCACACGCGGACAAACCCAAGCGCTATCCATCTGTACATTAGGTGCACTTGGTGATGTGCAGATTCTGGACGGACTTGGTACCGAAGAGTCAAAACGTTTTATGCACCACTATAATTTCCCGCATTTCAGTGTTGGTGAAACTGGCCCTATCCGTGGGGCAGGACGCCGTGAAATCGGTCATGGTGCACTTGGTGAAAGAGCATTGGATCCTGTCATTCCAAACGATAAAGACTTCCCATATACAATCAGACTTGTTTCTGAAGTCCTTGAATCAAACGGTTCAACATCACAAGCAAGTATCTGTGCAAGCACTTTGGCAATGATGGATGCCGGTGTTCCATTGAAAGCTCCAGTTGCTGGTATTGCTATGGGTCTTGTCAAAACAGGTGAGCACTATACAATCTTAACGGATATTCAAGGTATGGAAGATCATCTGGGAGACATGGACTTTAAAGTCGCAGGGACTTCAAAAGGTGTTACTGCCCTACAAATGGATATTAAGATTGAAGGTCTTTCAAGAGAGATTCTTGAAGAAGCTTTACTACAAGCCAAACATGGCCGGATGCATATTTTGGAATCAATGATGTCAACAATCAATCAACCGCGTGAACAGTTATCCAAATATGCTCCAAAAATCGTTACAATGTCCATAAATCCGGATAAGATTCGTGATGTAATTGGACCGAGCGGAAAACATATCAACAAAATCATTGAAGAAACTGGCGTGAAAATCGACATCGAACAGGATGGAACGGTATTCATTTCTTCTACTGATGAACCAATGATTCAAAAAGCGAAGAAAATCATTGAGGATATCGTACGTGAAGTCGTAGTGGGCGAACTATACTTAGGTAAAGTTAAACGTATCGAAAAGTTCGGTGCCTTCGTTGAAATCTTCAATGGTAAAGACGGTTTGGTACATATTTCTGAACTGGCTGAAGAAAGGGTCGGAAAAGTGGAAGATGTCGTTTCACTTGGCGATGAATTATTGGTCAAAGTTACTGAGATCGATAAGCAAGGAAGGGTAAACCTTTCCCGTAAAGCGGTCTTGAAAGAGCAAAAAGAGGCAGCCAACCCTTCTCAATCGTAA
- a CDS encoding polysaccharide deacetylase family protein: protein MNNKWKQIVAISAIAGISWLLVQNPYTQVYLTQLTNDSVASMKQEDELLLQIKESTKKYEIAPQDARIDSVWKTVPAYNGLKVNIDESYKAMKKEGVFDKDKLVFQQVPAKIHMEDLDPAPIYRAHPEKPVVSFLINVAWGNEYLQDMLAVLKKNNVKATFFLEGNWTKKNPDLAKMIKGGGHEIGNHSYSHPDMKNISAQATREEIRKTNEVIEAVTGLKMKWFAPPSGSYRDETVKIADSFGMETAMWSVDTIDWQKPSPEVLQQRVLSKIHPGAFILMHPTESTAKSLETLIIEIKKKDLDVVTVSEAVDEERSNP from the coding sequence ATGAATAATAAATGGAAGCAGATAGTTGCGATAAGTGCCATTGCAGGTATATCATGGTTATTAGTGCAAAATCCATATACACAAGTTTATTTGACCCAATTAACCAATGATTCAGTTGCTTCAATGAAGCAAGAAGACGAGCTTCTTTTACAAATAAAAGAATCAACAAAAAAATATGAGATTGCACCACAGGATGCACGAATAGATTCTGTTTGGAAAACCGTTCCTGCATATAACGGCCTGAAGGTAAATATTGATGAATCGTATAAAGCCATGAAGAAGGAGGGCGTGTTCGATAAGGATAAGCTGGTATTTCAGCAGGTCCCTGCAAAGATTCATATGGAGGATCTGGATCCGGCTCCGATTTACCGGGCCCACCCCGAAAAGCCAGTTGTTTCATTTTTAATCAATGTGGCATGGGGGAATGAGTACTTACAAGATATGTTGGCCGTGTTAAAAAAGAATAATGTCAAGGCCACTTTTTTCCTTGAAGGGAATTGGACCAAGAAAAATCCTGATTTGGCCAAGATGATTAAGGGTGGCGGGCATGAAATTGGAAATCATTCTTATTCACATCCCGATATGAAAAACATATCCGCACAAGCTACACGTGAGGAAATTCGAAAAACGAATGAAGTCATTGAAGCGGTGACAGGTTTGAAAATGAAATGGTTCGCACCACCAAGTGGAAGCTACCGGGATGAAACGGTGAAAATCGCGGATTCTTTCGGTATGGAGACCGCCATGTGGAGTGTGGATACGATCGACTGGCAAAAGCCAAGCCCTGAAGTCCTTCAACAAAGAGTGCTTTCTAAGATACACCCTGGAGCATTTATATTGATGCATCCGACGGAATCTACTGCAAAATCATTGGAGACGTTAATAATTGAAATAAAAAAGAAAGATTTAGATGTTGTTACCGTTTCGGAAGCAGTAGATGAAGAGCGATCGAATCCATAA
- a CDS encoding pitrilysin family protein, which translates to MIKKYTCQNGVRIVLENIPTVRSAAIGVWIKTGSRNETPELNGVSHFLEHMFFKGTTTRNAREIAESFDSIGGQVNAFTSKEYTCYYAKVMDNHASYALEILADMFFNSTFDGEELKKEKNVVYEEIKMYEDTPDDIVHDLLSKAVYENHPLGYPILGTENTLETFNSDTLKKYVHDMYTPDKVVVSIAGNVDEKLIQEVENYFGSYQGSEDRLELVKPSFHENRITRKKDTEQAHLCLGYKGLEIGNDKTYSLITLNNILGGSMSSRLFQDVREQRGLAYSVYSYHSSYQDSGMVTVYGGTGTNQLDSLYETIQETLDTLKRDGITEKELRNSKEQLKGSLMLSLESTNSRMSRNGKNELMLGEHRSLDDIIIKIDEVTEDTVNELANQIFTKHSLSLVSPLENWDK; encoded by the coding sequence TTGATTAAGAAATACACGTGTCAAAATGGAGTTAGAATTGTATTGGAAAATATTCCAACTGTACGCTCAGCAGCAATAGGAGTATGGATCAAAACAGGTTCAAGAAATGAAACACCAGAATTGAATGGGGTTTCACATTTCCTGGAGCATATGTTCTTCAAAGGGACAACCACGAGAAATGCGCGTGAAATTGCCGAGTCGTTCGATAGTATTGGCGGACAGGTGAATGCATTCACTTCAAAAGAATATACATGCTACTATGCTAAAGTAATGGATAACCATGCAAGCTATGCGCTGGAAATCCTTGCTGATATGTTCTTCAACTCAACATTTGATGGGGAAGAATTGAAAAAAGAAAAAAATGTCGTCTACGAAGAAATCAAAATGTACGAAGACACACCCGATGACATTGTCCATGACCTCTTAAGCAAGGCGGTATATGAAAACCACCCCCTTGGCTATCCTATACTTGGGACGGAAAATACGCTTGAAACCTTCAATAGTGATACATTAAAAAAATACGTCCATGACATGTATACACCCGATAAAGTAGTAGTGTCCATTGCTGGGAATGTGGATGAAAAATTGATTCAGGAAGTCGAAAACTATTTTGGCTCGTATCAAGGATCGGAAGACCGTCTTGAATTGGTCAAACCTTCCTTCCATGAAAATAGGATCACCCGTAAAAAAGATACGGAACAAGCCCACTTATGCCTTGGTTACAAGGGGTTGGAAATCGGCAATGATAAAACATACAGCCTGATTACCTTAAATAATATTCTTGGAGGGAGCATGAGTAGCCGCCTATTCCAGGACGTCAGGGAGCAACGCGGCCTTGCCTATTCCGTTTATTCCTATCATTCCAGCTATCAAGATAGCGGTATGGTGACAGTATATGGGGGGACAGGCACAAACCAGCTTGACAGCCTGTATGAAACCATTCAGGAAACATTGGATACTTTAAAAAGGGATGGCATTACGGAAAAAGAATTACGGAATAGTAAAGAACAACTTAAAGGAAGTTTGATGCTCAGCCTTGAAAGCACGAATAGCCGCATGAGCCGGAACGGAAAAAATGAGCTAATGTTGGGTGAGCACCGTTCCCTTGATGATATAATCATCAAGATTGACGAAGTGACAGAGGATACCGTCAATGAATTGGCAAATCAGATCTTTACGAAACATTCCTTGTCATTAGTGAGCCCGCTGGAAAACTGGGACAAATAA
- a CDS encoding YlmC/YmxH family sporulation protein, with protein sequence MRLSELSGKEIVDVNRAERLGILGQTDLEIDETGQITSLIIPSVKWFGLLRNGSEIRVPWDHIKKIGADMVIIDFQEGLSLKDGEQMDG encoded by the coding sequence TTGAGGTTAAGCGAACTGAGCGGTAAGGAAATAGTCGATGTGAATAGGGCGGAAAGATTAGGAATCCTTGGTCAGACGGATTTGGAAATAGATGAAACTGGACAAATTACCTCGTTGATCATCCCATCTGTTAAATGGTTCGGCCTTTTAAGGAATGGCAGTGAAATAAGAGTGCCATGGGATCACATAAAAAAAATCGGTGCGGATATGGTCATCATTGATTTTCAAGAAGGACTTTCACTAAAAGACGGAGAGCAAATGGACGGATAA
- the dpaA gene encoding dipicolinic acid synthetase subunit A has translation MLTGMQIAVIGGDARQLEVVRKLTELDAKLLLVGFEQLDHAFTGAVKEKMEDINFKELDSVILPVRGTDSDGKVETIFSSEEVVLTEEMIKKTPAHCTFYAGISNDYLDEIFKRVDRKLVLLFERDDVAIYNSIPTVEGAIMMAIQHTDFTIHGSNVAVLGLGRVGMSVARSFHALGAKVKVGARKSEDIARISEMALAPFHLNDLAAEMKNVDICINTIPFPIITAQVIAKMPVHTLIIDLASKPGGTDFRYAEKRGIKALLAPSLPGIVAPKTAGQILANALGLLIQGEFTKRKGKMI, from the coding sequence ATGCTCACAGGCATGCAAATCGCTGTAATTGGTGGAGATGCGCGTCAGCTTGAAGTTGTCCGTAAACTGACGGAGCTTGATGCAAAGCTATTATTGGTAGGTTTTGAACAGCTTGACCATGCTTTTACCGGAGCGGTTAAGGAAAAAATGGAAGATATAAATTTCAAGGAACTAGACTCAGTTATTTTACCTGTCAGGGGCACGGATTCAGATGGGAAAGTAGAAACGATTTTTTCCAGTGAAGAGGTTGTTTTAACTGAAGAAATGATAAAAAAGACCCCGGCACATTGCACTTTTTATGCAGGAATCAGTAACGATTACCTCGATGAGATATTCAAGAGAGTGGATCGCAAACTCGTACTATTGTTCGAACGTGATGATGTGGCTATTTATAATTCGATTCCCACTGTTGAGGGTGCAATCATGATGGCCATTCAACATACGGATTTTACGATCCATGGATCGAATGTAGCCGTTCTTGGACTGGGAAGGGTCGGTATGAGTGTAGCCCGGTCATTCCATGCACTGGGAGCAAAAGTGAAGGTGGGGGCAAGAAAAAGCGAGGATATTGCGAGGATCAGTGAAATGGCATTAGCCCCTTTTCATTTAAATGATCTTGCTGCTGAAATGAAAAATGTGGATATATGTATCAATACGATTCCTTTTCCGATAATTACCGCACAAGTTATAGCTAAAATGCCCGTTCATACATTAATCATCGACCTTGCTTCAAAACCGGGAGGAACGGATTTTCGTTACGCTGAAAAAAGGGGAATTAAGGCGCTGTTGGCACCAAGCCTGCCGGGTATAGTTGCCCCGAAAACAGCTGGTCAGATATTAGCGAATGCACTGGGACTATTGATACAAGGCGAGTTCACGAAAAGGAAGGGGAAAATGATATGA